In Streptomyces sp. SID8374, one genomic interval encodes:
- a CDS encoding alpha/beta fold hydrolase: MLPWFRAARVPRTRSVFAAFLLAVTLLVAPTATATAAAPTAATATSRGWNDYSCKPSAAHPRPVVLVHGTFGNSIDNWLVLAPYLVNRGYCVFSLDYGQLPGVPFFHGLGPIDKSAEQLDAFVDKVLASTGAPKADIVGHSQGGMMPNYYLKFLGGAPKVNALIGLAPDNHGTTLLGLTKLLPYFPGVEKFISDKTPGLADQVAGSPFITKLTAGGDTVPGVRYTVIATKYDQVVTPYRTQYLDGPNVRNVLLQDLCPLDLSEHVAIGTVDRIAFHEVANALDPARATPTTCSSVIV, translated from the coding sequence ATGCTGCCCTGGTTCCGTGCTGCGCGCGTCCCCCGCACGCGCAGCGTCTTCGCCGCCTTCCTCCTGGCCGTCACCCTGCTGGTCGCCCCCACGGCGACCGCGACCGCGGCTGCCCCCACCGCCGCGACGGCCACTTCCCGTGGCTGGAACGACTACTCCTGCAAGCCCTCCGCCGCCCATCCCCGCCCCGTCGTCCTGGTCCACGGAACCTTCGGGAACTCGATCGACAACTGGCTGGTCCTCGCCCCCTACCTGGTCAACCGGGGCTACTGCGTCTTCTCCCTCGACTACGGCCAGCTCCCCGGCGTGCCGTTCTTCCACGGCCTCGGCCCCATCGACAAGTCCGCCGAACAACTCGACGCGTTCGTCGACAAGGTGCTCGCCTCCACCGGAGCGCCCAAGGCCGACATCGTCGGCCACTCCCAGGGCGGCATGATGCCGAACTACTACCTGAAGTTCCTGGGCGGCGCCCCCAAGGTCAACGCCCTCATCGGCCTCGCCCCGGACAACCACGGCACCACGCTGCTCGGCCTCACGAAGCTGCTGCCGTACTTCCCCGGCGTCGAGAAGTTCATCAGCGACAAGACCCCCGGCCTCGCCGACCAGGTCGCGGGATCCCCCTTCATCACCAAGCTCACCGCGGGCGGCGACACCGTCCCCGGCGTCCGCTACACGGTCATCGCCACCAAGTACGACCAGGTGGTGACCCCGTACCGTACGCAGTACCTGGACGGCCCGAACGTACGCAACGTCCTGCTCCAGGACCTGTGCCCGCTGGACCTGTCCGAGCACGTGGCGATCGGGACCGTCGACCGGATCGCCTTCCACGAGGTGGCCAACGCCCTGGACCCGGCGCGCGCGACCCCGACCACCTGCTCCTCGGTGATCGTCTGA
- a CDS encoding phospholipase, whose protein sequence is MRRRSMAPLAAVALSLPLALITAPSASAAPADKPQVLSSWTQTSASSYNSWNAARNNRGAWSAYGFDWSTDYCSSSPDNPFGFPFQTACARHDFGYRNYKAAGTFSANKARIDSAFYEDLKRVCAAYSGAKRTSCNSTAWTYYQAVNIFGIAPAKADSGSLAKAA, encoded by the coding sequence ATGCGTCGTCGATCCATGGCTCCGCTCGCCGCAGTCGCCCTGTCTCTCCCGCTCGCCCTGATCACCGCCCCGTCCGCCTCGGCCGCCCCCGCCGACAAGCCCCAGGTGCTCAGCTCCTGGACCCAGACGAGCGCCTCCAGCTACAACTCCTGGAACGCGGCCCGCAACAACCGGGGCGCCTGGTCCGCGTACGGCTTCGACTGGTCGACGGATTACTGCAGCAGCTCCCCCGACAACCCCTTCGGCTTCCCCTTCCAGACCGCCTGCGCCCGCCACGACTTCGGCTACCGGAACTACAAGGCCGCCGGTACGTTCTCCGCCAACAAGGCCCGCATCGACTCCGCCTTCTACGAGGACCTCAAGCGCGTGTGCGCCGCCTACTCCGGAGCCAAGCGGACCTCGTGCAACAGCACCGCCTGGACGTATTACCAGGCCGTGAACATCTTCGGCATCGCCCCGGCCAAGGCGGACTCGGGCAGCCTGGCCAAGGCCGCCTGA
- a CDS encoding tripartite tricarboxylate transporter substrate binding protein — MRLRTPLALLGAALLVLVGPPLLATGDGSDTGTQIPGLRFMVPNTPGGGYDITARTMAKNAEDAGLTHNIEVFNLPGAGGTVGLTRLVGEHGNGKLALSMGLGVVGAVHTNRSPSTLADTTPIARLTEEPDIVVVGKDSPYRTIGELLAAWKKNPAAVPVGGGSSPGGPDHLAPMLMAQAAGIAPKAVNYVPFDGGGELLASVLGNKVGFGVSGLGEYRDQIEAGELRLLAVTGPKRVPGMDAPTLREAGLDTEFTNWRGIVAPPGLSDAERTKLIGLITKLHASKEWQESMEKNGWDDAFLAGEPFGDFLAEQDRRVATVLKELGL, encoded by the coding sequence GTGCGACTACGCACCCCCCTCGCCCTGCTCGGAGCCGCCCTGTTGGTGCTCGTGGGCCCGCCCCTGCTCGCCACGGGCGACGGCTCCGACACCGGCACCCAGATCCCCGGGCTCCGCTTCATGGTCCCCAACACCCCCGGCGGCGGCTACGACATCACCGCCCGCACCATGGCCAAGAACGCCGAGGACGCCGGACTCACCCACAACATCGAGGTGTTCAACCTCCCCGGAGCCGGCGGCACGGTCGGCCTGACCCGGCTCGTCGGCGAGCACGGCAACGGCAAGCTCGCCCTCTCCATGGGCCTCGGCGTCGTCGGCGCCGTCCACACCAACAGGTCCCCGAGCACCCTCGCCGACACCACCCCCATCGCCCGGCTCACCGAGGAGCCGGACATCGTGGTTGTCGGTAAGGACTCCCCGTACCGCACCATCGGTGAACTGCTTGCGGCCTGGAAGAAGAACCCGGCCGCCGTGCCGGTGGGTGGCGGATCGTCGCCCGGCGGGCCCGACCACCTCGCTCCCATGCTCATGGCGCAGGCCGCCGGGATCGCCCCCAAAGCGGTCAACTACGTCCCCTTCGACGGCGGCGGTGAGCTTCTCGCCTCCGTCCTCGGCAACAAGGTCGGCTTCGGCGTCTCCGGCCTCGGTGAGTACCGCGACCAGATCGAGGCCGGCGAACTGCGCCTGCTCGCCGTCACCGGCCCGAAGCGGGTGCCCGGCATGGACGCGCCCACCCTGCGCGAGGCCGGACTCGACACCGAGTTCACCAACTGGCGCGGCATCGTCGCCCCGCCCGGCCTCTCCGACGCCGAACGCACCAAGCTCATCGGCCTGATCACCAAGCTGCACGCGTCGAAGGAGTGGCAGGAGTCGATGGAGAAGAACGGCTGGGACGACGCCTTCCTCGCCGGTGAGCCCTTCGGGGACTTCCTCGCCGAGCAGGACCGGCGCGTCGCCACCGTGCTGAAGGAGCTGGGGCTGTGA
- a CDS encoding response regulator has translation MVAKLHSRYVSAMDGFTVAGVAHNGADALRAAERLRPDLVLLDIYLPDMDGIDVLRALRTAEERDASRPSADALFITAARDAGVIRSALRAGALHYLIKPFSRSALQEQLRHVAALRTRLDELGEARQEDVDQIFGPRPPGSRELPKGLAAPTADLVERTLRARPEGLSASECAEAGALSRVSARRYLEHFVGTGRAEVTLRYGGTGRPERRYRWTA, from the coding sequence ATGGTCGCGAAATTGCACAGCCGCTACGTATCCGCAATGGACGGTTTCACGGTGGCCGGTGTGGCACACAACGGCGCCGACGCCCTGCGGGCGGCGGAGCGGCTGCGCCCCGACCTGGTGCTGCTGGACATCTACCTGCCGGACATGGACGGGATCGACGTCCTGCGCGCCCTGCGTACGGCGGAGGAGCGGGACGCCTCACGCCCCAGCGCGGACGCCCTGTTCATCACGGCGGCGAGGGACGCGGGGGTGATCCGGTCGGCGCTGCGGGCCGGGGCCCTGCACTACCTGATCAAGCCGTTCAGCCGGTCGGCCCTCCAGGAGCAGCTGCGCCATGTGGCTGCGCTCCGCACCCGCCTGGACGAGCTGGGCGAGGCGCGCCAGGAGGACGTGGACCAGATCTTCGGCCCCCGCCCACCCGGCTCCCGCGAACTCCCCAAGGGCCTGGCCGCCCCCACAGCAGACCTGGTCGAACGCACCCTGCGCGCCCGCCCCGAGGGCCTGTCCGCCTCGGAGTGCGCGGAGGCGGGCGCCCTGTCCCGGGTGAGCGCACGGCGCTACCTGGAACACTTCGTGGGCACGGGGCGGGCGGAGGTGACCTTGCGCTACGGGGGCACGGGCCGTCCGGAACGCCGCTACCGGTGGACGGCCTGA
- a CDS encoding DUF3533 domain-containing protein, translating to MTFVDEVKNAVTPRAALLVIGVLGLQLLFIASYVGALHKPKPTDVAFGVVAPQQMSQQLVSRLDGLPGGPLDPRTVSSEAEAREQIMNRDIDGALIVSPEGRTDTLLVASGGGTVLSSALERILTQVEGSQQRTVRTVDVAPASADDFDGLSSFYLVVGWCVGGYLCASILAISAGTKPANRQRALIRTLVMAVYAIAGGIGGAIIIGPILGALPGSVWGLAGLGALVVFSVGMITLALEALTGIVGIGLAVLIIVIAGNPSAGGAFPLPMLPDFWRAIGPALPPGAGTWVARSIAYFRGNAATGPLLVLSAWAVVGTALTLLLSMRHRGHATEADAADTPATAAGPAPGTGGSTAV from the coding sequence ATGACTTTCGTCGACGAGGTGAAGAACGCCGTCACTCCACGGGCCGCCCTGCTCGTCATCGGCGTACTCGGACTCCAGCTGCTGTTCATCGCCTCCTACGTCGGCGCGCTGCACAAGCCGAAGCCGACGGACGTGGCCTTCGGGGTGGTGGCCCCGCAGCAGATGTCCCAGCAGCTCGTCAGCCGACTCGACGGACTTCCCGGCGGGCCGCTGGACCCCCGCACGGTGAGCAGCGAGGCCGAGGCGCGCGAGCAGATCATGAACCGTGACATCGACGGCGCCCTGATCGTCTCGCCGGAGGGCCGGACCGACACCCTGCTGGTGGCCTCCGGCGGCGGGACCGTCCTGTCCAGCGCCCTGGAGCGGATCCTCACCCAGGTCGAGGGCTCCCAGCAGCGGACCGTACGGACCGTGGACGTGGCGCCGGCCTCCGCCGACGACTTCGACGGGCTGTCGTCCTTCTACCTGGTGGTCGGCTGGTGCGTGGGCGGCTACCTCTGCGCCTCGATCCTGGCGATCAGCGCCGGCACCAAGCCCGCCAACCGGCAGCGCGCGCTGATCCGGACCTTGGTGATGGCGGTGTACGCGATCGCGGGCGGCATCGGCGGCGCGATCATCATCGGCCCGATCCTCGGCGCGCTGCCGGGCAGCGTCTGGGGCCTGGCCGGTCTCGGGGCGCTGGTCGTCTTCTCGGTCGGCATGATCACGCTCGCGCTGGAGGCCCTCACCGGCATCGTCGGCATCGGCCTGGCCGTCCTGATCATCGTCATCGCGGGCAACCCGAGCGCGGGCGGCGCCTTCCCGCTCCCGATGCTCCCGGACTTCTGGCGGGCGATCGGCCCGGCCCTCCCGCCGGGCGCGGGCACCTGGGTGGCCCGTTCGATCGCCTACTTCCGGGGCAACGCGGCCACCGGCCCACTGCTGGTGCTCTCCGCCTGGGCGGTCGTGGGCACGGCGCTGACCCTGCTGCTGTCGATGCGGCACCGGGGACATGCCACGGAAGCCGACGCGGCCGACACCCCTGCCACGGCCGCCGGTCCGGCACCGGGCACCGGCGGGTCGACGGCGGTCTGA
- a CDS encoding lytic polysaccharide monooxygenase — protein sequence MTARRKAAGIVALGFAPFALAGITATPALAHGSLTDPVSRVSACFAEGPESPVSAACKAAVAAGGTQALYDWNGVNIANAAGKHQELIPDGKLCSAANDKFKGLDLPRADWPASPVKAGKHTFKFRATAPHKGSFELYLTKPGYDPTKPLAWSDLEAEPFAQATDPALVDGSYVFDGTIPERAGRQLIYTVWQRSDSPEAFYACSDVVFGGGSGDASGGGGGQEEKPAGEAPKPQESAPAPAPSAPSEDAITEGAEKSSVEHNGHGDDDANTNAKVDTAAPVAETEADAGAGDDAAEGNSPQVNAAGQGDVLAETGGSSSSTYLAMGGAAALAVGAAVLFSSQRRRATASGGRHGR from the coding sequence ATGACCGCTCGTCGCAAGGCCGCCGGGATCGTCGCCCTCGGCTTCGCACCGTTCGCGCTGGCCGGAATCACCGCTACTCCGGCGCTGGCCCACGGTTCGCTCACCGACCCGGTGAGCCGGGTGTCCGCGTGCTTCGCGGAGGGGCCGGAGAGTCCGGTGTCTGCGGCGTGCAAGGCGGCGGTGGCGGCGGGCGGGACGCAGGCGCTGTACGACTGGAACGGGGTGAACATCGCCAACGCGGCGGGCAAGCACCAGGAGTTGATCCCGGACGGCAAGCTGTGCAGCGCCGCCAATGACAAGTTCAAGGGTCTCGACCTGCCGCGCGCCGACTGGCCGGCCTCCCCCGTGAAGGCGGGCAAGCACACCTTCAAGTTCCGGGCCACGGCGCCGCACAAGGGCTCCTTCGAGCTGTACCTGACCAAGCCGGGCTATGACCCGACGAAGCCGCTGGCCTGGTCGGATCTGGAGGCCGAGCCCTTCGCCCAGGCCACCGATCCGGCACTGGTGGACGGTTCGTACGTGTTCGACGGGACCATCCCCGAGCGGGCCGGGCGGCAGCTGATCTACACCGTGTGGCAGCGCTCCGACTCGCCCGAGGCCTTCTACGCCTGCTCCGACGTGGTCTTCGGTGGTGGGTCGGGCGATGCCAGTGGTGGCGGTGGCGGTCAGGAGGAGAAGCCTGCGGGTGAGGCGCCGAAGCCTCAGGAGAGTGCGCCTGCTCCCGCCCCCTCCGCTCCCTCCGAGGACGCCATCACCGAAGGGGCCGAGAAGTCCTCCGTGGAGCACAACGGGCACGGCGACGACGACGCGAACACCAACGCGAAGGTCGACACCGCCGCCCCGGTCGCCGAGACCGAGGCCGACGCCGGTGCCGGTGACGATGCCGCCGAGGGCAACTCTCCGCAGGTCAACGCCGCCGGGCAGGGTGACGTGCTCGCCGAGACCGGTGGTTCGAGCAGCAGCACCTACCTCGCCATGGGCGGCGCCGCCGCGCTCGCCGTCGGTGCGGCCGTGCTGTTCTCCTCCCAGCGCCGCCGGGCCACCGCCTCCGGTGGTCGTCACGGCCGCTGA
- a CDS encoding alpha/beta hydrolase: protein MRNRVRAADGRHLMVERLGDPRGRPVFLLHGTPGSRLGPAPRGMVLYQRRTQLITYDRPGYGGSDRQEGRRVSDVVEDVRAIADSLGLERFAVVGRSGGAPHALACAALLPERVTRTAALVTLAPWGAAGLDWFDGMAASNVLAYSTAAADPDSLAESFIVRSAQIRQDPVRLLDDLRRELTDSDRMVVNDAGIRSMLLRNYSEGLRTSAYGWIDDAIAFCNPWGFDPAGITGRVLLWHGVKDVFSPVGHSRWLAGQIPGATAVLEPAAAHFDALSVLPRILNWLLDEREPPGEPLPATAPG, encoded by the coding sequence GTGCGCAATCGGGTGCGCGCGGCGGACGGGCGGCATCTGATGGTGGAGCGGCTGGGGGACCCCCGCGGCAGACCGGTGTTCCTGCTCCACGGGACACCGGGCAGCAGGCTCGGGCCCGCTCCCCGCGGCATGGTCCTCTATCAGCGCCGTACGCAACTGATCACCTACGACCGCCCGGGGTACGGCGGCAGCGACCGGCAGGAGGGGCGCCGGGTCAGCGATGTCGTCGAGGACGTCCGGGCGATCGCCGACTCGCTGGGGCTGGAGCGGTTCGCCGTCGTGGGCCGTTCCGGCGGGGCCCCGCACGCGCTGGCCTGCGCGGCGCTGCTGCCCGAGCGGGTCACCCGTACCGCCGCTCTGGTCACCCTGGCCCCCTGGGGCGCGGCCGGTCTCGACTGGTTCGACGGGATGGCCGCGTCCAACGTGCTCGCGTACTCCACGGCCGCAGCCGATCCGGACTCCCTCGCGGAGTCGTTCATCGTCCGCTCGGCGCAGATCCGGCAGGACCCGGTCCGGCTCCTGGACGATCTGCGCCGGGAGCTGACCGACTCCGACCGGATGGTGGTCAACGACGCGGGGATCCGGTCCATGCTGCTGCGCAACTACAGCGAGGGGCTGCGCACTTCGGCGTACGGCTGGATCGACGACGCGATCGCGTTCTGCAACCCCTGGGGGTTCGATCCGGCCGGCATCACCGGCCGGGTGCTGCTCTGGCACGGGGTGAAGGACGTGTTCTCGCCGGTGGGCCACTCCCGCTGGCTCGCCGGGCAGATCCCGGGCGCCACCGCCGTACTGGAACCGGCGGCGGCGCACTTCGACGCGCTCTCCGTACTCCCCCGCATCCTCAACTGGCTGCTGGACGAGCGGGAGCCCCCGGGCGAGCCGCTGCCCGCCACGGCACCGGGGTGA
- a CDS encoding S1 family peptidase, which yields MKHRRISRKRATVAGSAVAALVVAGFTFQSANASDEVPQFAVKTLNADAAGKLATTLDRDLGADAAGSYYDSKAKALVVNVVDEAAAEQVRQAGGKARVVEHSLAELKSARQTLTDKATIPGTSWAVDPVSNKVLVTADRTVDGAAWKKLSAVVEGLGGKAELNKTEGEFKPLIAGGDAIWGSGSRCSLGFNVVKDGEPYFLTAGHCTESVTSWSDTQGGSEIGANEGSSFPENDYGLVKYTSDVEHPSEVNLYDGSTQEITQAGDATVGQQVTRSGSTTQVHTGEVTALDATVNYGNGDIVNGLIQTTVCAEPGDSGGALFAGSTALGLTSGGSGDCSSGGTTFFQPVPEALAAYGAEIG from the coding sequence TTGAAGCATCGACGCATATCCAGGAAGCGCGCGACGGTGGCCGGATCGGCCGTGGCCGCCCTGGTCGTAGCGGGTTTCACGTTCCAGAGTGCGAACGCCAGTGACGAAGTACCCCAGTTCGCGGTCAAGACGCTCAACGCGGACGCGGCCGGAAAGCTCGCCACCACCCTCGACCGGGACCTGGGCGCGGACGCGGCCGGCTCGTACTACGACAGCAAGGCGAAGGCCCTCGTCGTGAACGTCGTCGACGAGGCCGCCGCCGAGCAGGTCCGCCAGGCGGGCGGCAAGGCCAGAGTCGTGGAGCACTCCCTCGCCGAGCTGAAGTCGGCCCGGCAGACCCTCACCGACAAGGCGACGATCCCGGGCACCTCCTGGGCCGTCGACCCGGTGAGCAACAAGGTCCTCGTCACCGCCGACCGCACGGTCGACGGCGCGGCCTGGAAGAAGCTCTCGGCCGTGGTCGAAGGGCTCGGCGGCAAGGCCGAACTGAACAAGACCGAGGGCGAGTTCAAGCCGCTGATCGCGGGCGGCGACGCGATCTGGGGCTCCGGCTCCCGCTGCTCGCTCGGCTTCAACGTGGTCAAGGACGGCGAGCCGTACTTCCTGACCGCCGGCCACTGCACCGAGTCGGTCACCAGCTGGTCGGACACCCAGGGCGGCTCGGAGATCGGGGCGAACGAGGGCTCCAGCTTCCCGGAGAACGACTACGGCCTGGTCAAGTACACCTCGGACGTCGAGCATCCGAGCGAGGTCAACCTCTACGACGGCTCCACCCAGGAGATCACCCAGGCGGGCGACGCGACGGTCGGCCAGCAGGTCACCCGCAGCGGCTCCACCACCCAGGTGCACACCGGTGAGGTCACCGCGCTGGACGCCACGGTCAACTACGGCAACGGCGACATCGTCAACGGCCTCATCCAGACGACGGTCTGCGCCGAACCTGGCGACAGCGGTGGCGCCCTCTTCGCGGGCAGCACCGCGCTCGGCCTGACCTCGGGCGGCAGCGGCGACTGCTCCTCGGGCGGTACGACGTTCTTCCAGCCGGTCCCCGAGGCGCTCGCCGCCTACGGTGCCGAGATCGGCTGA
- a CDS encoding DNA polymerase III subunit alpha, which yields MSGFTHLHTASGFSLRYGASHPEQLARRAAERGMGALALTDRDTLAGAVRFAKACQEEGVEVRPVFGVDLAVAPYADGEGRAAVRPRTPARGGAFVDESAPRATFLARDGAHGWAELCRLVTAAHTRGTGSRPLDGSGPPDVTGPPLVGREALPADGLTVLLGPASEVGRALAAGRPDRAAALLAPWRKMYGDDLRLEAVDHGRPGAGAGSLRLAARTLGFAADQGVRAVLTNAVRYADPGQGPLADVLDSARRLVPVDPRRSPLDSGERWLKGEDAMREAAGRIASAAGLGQSAAARLLAETRHTADACRVDPAADLGLNGIHFPEPHLVGAGRRTAQRVLASRAAAGMVLRGHDRDRAYWDRMHEELDIIAHHGFASYFLTVAQVVDDVREMGIRVTARGSGAGSLVNHLLGIAHADPVEHGLLMERFLSKRRFVLPDIDIDVESARRLDVYRRIIERFGPERVATVAMPETYRVRHAIRDVGAALSMDPAETDRLAKAFPHIRARDARAAMEELPELKEVARNQEKYGRLWELVEGLDALPRGVAMHPCGVLLSDAGLMRRTPVMPTSGEGFPMSQFDKEDVEDLGLLKLDVLGVRMQSAMAHAVAEVKRASGTEVDLDAVPPGDPETYRLIRTAETLGCFQIESPGQRDLVSRLQPATFHDLVVDISLFRPGPVAADMVRPFIEARHGRAPVRYPHPDLEEPLSGTYGVVVFHEQIIEIVDIMTGCGRGEADRVRRGLSHPESPGLIKVWFARHAEARGYDPEVIARTWKIIEAFGSYGFCKAHAVAFAVPTYQSAWLKAHHPAAFYAGLLTHDPGMYPKRLLLADARRRGVPVLPLDVNRSAVAHRIELVSDEVDSWGLRLALSDVHGISEAEAARIEEGQPYTSLLDFWQRARPGRPVAERLAQVGALDAFGANRRDLLLHLSELHRAHRAHRGARSGSGSRSGSGSGSGAREAQLPLGGGHRTGSIGLPDLNEAERLSAELGVLSMDVSRHLMGDHRAFLDELGVVSAKRLREARHGETVLVAGAKVATQTPPIRSGRRVVFTTLDDGSGLADLAFFEDSHAACAHTVFHSWLLLVRGVVQRRGARSLSVVGEAAWNLAELAELRRTGGLDAVAARLAEEEGEPEKGTDEETPGPGRRIRMETGYEMNPWADLQPPGEGTPTGRKLWHQSQGSAG from the coding sequence ATGTCCGGTTTCACGCATCTCCATACCGCCTCGGGGTTCTCCCTGCGGTACGGGGCCTCGCACCCCGAGCAGCTCGCCCGGCGCGCCGCCGAGCGGGGGATGGGCGCCCTCGCGCTGACCGACCGCGACACCCTCGCGGGGGCGGTCCGGTTCGCCAAGGCGTGCCAGGAGGAGGGTGTCGAGGTCCGGCCGGTCTTCGGGGTGGACCTCGCGGTGGCTCCGTACGCGGATGGGGAGGGGCGGGCTGCTGTGCGCCCGCGCACCCCCGCGCGGGGCGGTGCCTTTGTCGATGAATCCGCACCCCGGGCCACCTTCCTCGCCCGGGACGGCGCACACGGCTGGGCCGAGCTGTGCCGCCTGGTCACCGCCGCCCACACCCGGGGCACCGGCTCCCGGCCGCTGGACGGGTCCGGGCCGCCGGACGTCACCGGACCGCCCCTGGTCGGCCGGGAAGCGCTGCCCGCCGACGGGCTGACCGTGCTGCTCGGGCCCGCCTCCGAGGTGGGCCGGGCGCTCGCCGCGGGCCGCCCCGACCGGGCCGCCGCGCTGCTCGCGCCCTGGCGGAAGATGTACGGCGACGACCTCCGCCTCGAAGCCGTCGACCACGGCCGCCCGGGCGCCGGGGCCGGATCGCTGCGGCTGGCCGCCCGTACCCTCGGCTTCGCCGCCGACCAGGGCGTACGGGCCGTGCTGACCAACGCCGTCCGGTACGCCGACCCGGGGCAGGGCCCCCTCGCCGACGTACTCGACTCCGCCCGCAGGCTCGTCCCCGTCGACCCGCGCCGCTCGCCCCTGGACAGCGGTGAGCGCTGGCTCAAGGGTGAGGACGCGATGCGGGAGGCCGCCGGGCGGATCGCCTCCGCCGCCGGGCTCGGGCAGAGCGCGGCGGCCCGGCTGCTGGCGGAGACCCGGCACACCGCCGACGCCTGCCGGGTGGACCCCGCCGCCGACCTCGGACTGAACGGCATCCACTTCCCCGAGCCGCACCTGGTCGGCGCCGGCCGGCGTACCGCCCAGCGGGTGCTCGCCTCCCGGGCCGCTGCCGGGATGGTGCTGCGCGGCCACGACCGCGACCGCGCGTACTGGGACCGGATGCACGAGGAGCTGGACATCATCGCCCACCACGGCTTCGCCTCGTACTTCCTGACCGTGGCCCAGGTCGTCGACGACGTACGGGAGATGGGCATCCGGGTCACCGCGCGCGGCTCGGGCGCGGGCTCCCTGGTCAACCACCTCCTCGGCATCGCCCACGCCGACCCGGTGGAGCACGGGCTGCTCATGGAGCGCTTCCTCTCCAAGCGCCGCTTCGTCCTGCCCGACATCGACATCGACGTCGAATCGGCCCGCCGCCTCGACGTCTACCGCCGGATCATCGAACGCTTCGGACCCGAACGCGTCGCCACCGTCGCCATGCCCGAGACCTACCGGGTGCGCCACGCCATCCGCGACGTCGGCGCCGCGCTCTCCATGGACCCGGCCGAGACCGACCGGCTCGCCAAGGCGTTCCCGCACATCCGGGCCCGCGACGCCCGCGCCGCGATGGAGGAGCTGCCCGAGCTGAAGGAGGTCGCGCGGAACCAGGAGAAGTACGGGCGGCTCTGGGAGCTGGTGGAGGGGCTGGACGCGCTGCCGCGCGGCGTCGCCATGCACCCGTGCGGGGTGCTGCTCTCGGACGCCGGGCTGATGCGCCGTACGCCGGTGATGCCCACCAGCGGCGAGGGCTTCCCGATGTCCCAGTTCGACAAGGAGGACGTGGAGGACCTCGGGCTGCTCAAACTCGATGTGCTGGGCGTACGGATGCAGTCGGCGATGGCGCACGCCGTCGCCGAGGTGAAGCGCGCCTCGGGCACGGAGGTGGACCTGGACGCCGTGCCGCCGGGCGACCCGGAGACGTACCGGCTGATCCGCACCGCCGAGACCCTGGGCTGCTTCCAGATCGAGTCGCCCGGCCAGCGCGACCTGGTCTCCAGGCTCCAGCCCGCCACCTTCCACGACCTGGTCGTCGACATCTCGCTGTTCCGGCCGGGGCCGGTCGCCGCCGACATGGTGCGGCCGTTCATCGAGGCCCGGCACGGCCGAGCCCCGGTCCGCTACCCCCACCCTGACCTGGAAGAACCGCTGAGCGGCACCTACGGCGTGGTCGTCTTCCACGAGCAGATCATCGAGATCGTCGACATCATGACCGGCTGCGGCCGGGGCGAGGCCGACCGGGTGCGGCGCGGGCTCTCCCACCCCGAGTCGCCGGGGCTGATCAAGGTCTGGTTCGCGCGGCATGCGGAGGCCCGGGGATACGACCCCGAGGTGATCGCCCGTACCTGGAAGATCATCGAGGCGTTCGGCAGCTACGGCTTCTGCAAGGCGCACGCCGTCGCGTTCGCCGTACCGACGTACCAGTCGGCCTGGCTCAAGGCGCACCACCCGGCCGCCTTCTACGCCGGTCTGCTCACCCATGACCCCGGGATGTACCCGAAGCGGCTGCTGCTCGCGGACGCCCGGCGGCGCGGGGTGCCGGTGCTGCCGCTGGATGTGAACCGGTCGGCGGTCGCTCACCGAATCGAACTGGTGTCTGATGAGGTGGATTCCTGGGGGCTGCGGCTCGCGCTCTCCGACGTCCACGGCATCAGCGAGGCCGAGGCCGCCCGGATCGAGGAGGGGCAGCCGTACACCTCGCTGCTGGACTTCTGGCAGCGGGCCCGCCCGGGCCGTCCGGTCGCCGAACGGCTCGCGCAGGTCGGCGCGTTGGACGCCTTCGGCGCCAACCGCCGCGATCTGCTGCTGCACCTCTCCGAGCTGCACCGTGCCCACCGTGCCCACCGAGGCGCCCGCTCGGGCTCCGGCTCCCGCTCCGGTTCAGGTTCCGGTTCCGGCGCCCGGGAAGCCCAGCTCCCGCTGGGCGGCGGCCACCGCACGGGCTCCATCGGGCTGCCCGATCTCAACGAGGCGGAGCGGCTGAGCGCCGAGCTCGGGGTGCTGAGCATGGATGTCTCCCGCCATCTGATGGGGGACCACCGGGCGTTCCTGGACGAGCTGGGCGTGGTCTCCGCCAAGCGGCTGCGTGAGGCGCGGCACGGCGAGACCGTGCTGGTCGCCGGGGCCAAGGTGGCCACCCAGACGCCGCCGATCCGCTCCGGCCGCCGGGTCGTCTTCACCACCCTGGACGACGGCAGCGGCCTGGCCGACCTGGCGTTCTTCGAGGACAGCCACGCCGCCTGCGCGCACACCGTCTTCCACTCCTGGCTGCTGCTGGTACGCGGAGTGGTGCAGCGGCGCGGCGCGCGCAGCCTGAGCGTGGTGGGCGAGGCGGCCTGGAACCTCGCCGAACTGGCCGAACTGCGCCGTACCGGAGGACTCGACGCGGTGGCGGCGCGGCTGGCGGAAGAGGAGGGGGAGCCGGAGAAGGGCACGGATGAGGAGACGCCCGGCCCCGGCCGTCGTATACGGATGGAGACCGGTTACGAGATGAACCCCTGGGCCGACCTCCAGCCACCCGGCGAAGGGACGCCCACCGGAAGGAAGTTGTGGCACCAGTCGCAGGGGAGCGCGGGATGA